A single genomic interval of Antarcticibacterium arcticum harbors:
- a CDS encoding DUF932 domain-containing protein, translating to MYLSNLQQDQIFVPSEMKSLRSLTQMESRRGLENAVISNGKIVNVVSNSYGHVPNELFFKKAEEMLTGAGLNYQKRTINRNDRSFITDFIIDDNSQFSVKNEKDLILPMLRFKNSYDGSEKTSGHFGFYREVCSNGLHVSQSEIEFAIKHSKNNTDLIMPRLNNLFDKFLDNEFYTITRKFDRMKEFKIIDTKEFVKAILDRSKLFRFECSDKNNDPSKKSREVLEILDNEALLLNEAPNLWIGYNAFNQMLHNTLKKSFSQQERLDKKLFNAVYEMA from the coding sequence ATGTATTTATCAAATTTACAGCAGGATCAAATCTTCGTTCCATCAGAAATGAAGTCTTTGAGAAGCCTGACACAAATGGAATCCCGAAGGGGACTTGAAAATGCCGTTATCTCAAATGGCAAAATTGTCAACGTGGTGTCCAACAGCTACGGCCACGTACCCAATGAACTTTTCTTCAAGAAAGCCGAAGAAATGTTGACCGGTGCTGGACTGAACTATCAGAAACGGACAATCAACAGGAATGATAGGTCATTTATAACCGACTTTATCATCGATGACAATAGCCAATTCTCGGTCAAGAATGAAAAAGACCTGATACTGCCAATGCTACGGTTCAAGAATTCCTATGATGGGAGCGAAAAAACATCTGGGCATTTTGGCTTTTACCGGGAAGTATGCTCCAATGGCCTTCACGTTTCACAATCGGAAATTGAGTTTGCTATCAAGCACAGTAAGAACAATACCGACCTGATAATGCCAAGGTTGAACAATTTGTTCGATAAGTTCCTGGACAATGAATTTTACACCATTACCAGGAAGTTCGATAGAATGAAGGAATTCAAAATCATTGACACTAAAGAATTTGTGAAAGCAATCTTGGACAGATCGAAATTGTTCCGGTTTGAATGTAGCGACAAGAACAATGATCCTTCAAAGAAATCCCGTGAAGTCCTTGAAATTCTGGATAATGAAGCTCTGCTGCTTAATGAAGCACCCAATTTATGGATAGGCTATAATGCTTTTAATCAAATGCTTCACAATACATTGAAGAAAAGCTTTTCACAACAAGAACGCTTGGACAAAAAACTGTTCAATGCTGTCTATGAAATGGCTTAA
- a CDS encoding tyrosine-type recombinase/integrase produces MANVKIVLRKNMIRKDGTIPLALRISENYKTNYHWLGQYVFEKDWDNIAGKVKRTHPNSRKLNNFLMKKLTEINDIYFDSKVRITPKQAKEKLKGPDGLKSFFALAAERIKEKYERGTFSVAKSELSILYNLEEFLNLKKTKNKATVIKEIKERRTERISRAKKSEYVWMDGVNYFQKSTALRFQDIDEAFLNKYKTFCLSYLNQKTRTVTNQLIFIRTLFNLAIKEGIIDQKYYPFAGEKEKIRIGSGNKIGLTIEEVEKIEALKLEEGASIWHTHNVWLFAFYFAGIRISDVVKLKWSDFKDNRLYYVMNKNEKPLSLKIPHKAEKILSYYRNDKTHYNGHVFPFLKKVHPKDAEKIYIKTKNATKLLNKYLKRIAEECGIEKNLSNHIARHSFGNIAGDKIHPLMLQKLYRHSNLKTTLNYQANFIHRDADDALDSVINF; encoded by the coding sequence ATGGCTAATGTAAAGATTGTTTTACGAAAGAATATGATAAGAAAGGATGGTACAATTCCCCTTGCATTGAGGATTAGTGAGAATTATAAAACAAATTATCATTGGCTTGGACAGTATGTGTTCGAAAAGGATTGGGATAATATTGCCGGGAAAGTTAAGAGGACTCATCCCAATTCTAGAAAGTTGAACAATTTTTTGATGAAAAAGTTGACCGAGATTAATGATATTTATTTTGATTCCAAAGTTCGTATTACTCCCAAACAAGCCAAAGAAAAATTAAAAGGTCCTGATGGATTAAAATCTTTTTTTGCATTAGCAGCTGAACGCATAAAGGAAAAATATGAAAGGGGGACATTCTCTGTAGCTAAATCCGAATTGTCAATCCTCTATAATTTAGAAGAATTTTTAAACCTAAAAAAAACTAAGAACAAAGCTACAGTTATTAAGGAGATCAAAGAAAGGCGTACAGAGCGTATAAGTAGGGCTAAAAAATCCGAATATGTGTGGATGGATGGAGTGAATTATTTCCAAAAAAGTACAGCTTTACGATTTCAGGATATTGATGAGGCATTTCTAAATAAGTATAAAACTTTTTGTCTTTCTTACCTAAATCAAAAAACAAGAACTGTTACAAATCAGCTTATTTTTATTAGAACACTTTTTAATTTAGCAATAAAAGAAGGTATTATTGATCAAAAATATTATCCTTTTGCAGGGGAAAAAGAGAAAATTCGAATTGGTTCTGGTAACAAAATTGGTCTGACTATAGAAGAGGTTGAAAAAATTGAAGCTCTAAAATTGGAAGAAGGTGCTTCAATTTGGCATACACATAATGTCTGGCTTTTCGCCTTCTATTTTGCAGGCATACGTATTTCCGATGTGGTTAAACTGAAATGGTCTGATTTTAAAGATAATCGTCTTTATTATGTAATGAATAAGAACGAAAAACCATTGAGCCTGAAAATCCCCCATAAAGCTGAGAAAATATTAAGTTATTATAGAAATGACAAGACACATTATAATGGACATGTATTTCCTTTTCTGAAAAAAGTCCATCCTAAAGATGCTGAAAAAATTTATATTAAAACAAAAAATGCTACCAAGCTTCTCAATAAATATCTAAAACGAATTGCAGAGGAATGTGGTATAGAAAAAAATTTATCCAATCACATTGCAAGACACAGCTTTGGGAATATTGCAGGTGATAAAATACACCCCTTAATGCTGCAAAAGCTCTATCGACATAGTAATTTGAAAACTACTTTAAACTATCAGGCTAACTTCATTCATCGAGATGCTGATGATGCGTTGGATAGTGTCATTAATTTTTAG
- a CDS encoding universal stress protein yields the protein MQQLAKILLLTDFSEVSENATWYALKIAGITQATVNILHVVNTPVDWNVISIEKEKLYPETRAEISDAKIKLNSITRRFEDKGIITHPLLVYNLGAENIAEYIKFDEIDLIVMGSHGSKGIMDFSLGSNTQKIIRSVSKPILIVKNAPGRDEIGKMVFASTFGEKQKNAFKKVLGLSALLSAPLDLLYVNTPYNFKETQETDMLFSQFCEGEQKDLCRTNIINANNEIRGIKYFMEKEEIDIFSIATGSKSGLAQFFIPSLTETLINHMEVPVLSIHQKDK from the coding sequence ATGCAACAACTTGCCAAAATATTATTGCTCACAGATTTTTCAGAGGTGTCTGAAAATGCCACCTGGTATGCCCTAAAAATTGCGGGAATCACTCAAGCCACCGTAAATATTCTTCATGTTGTAAACACGCCTGTAGACTGGAACGTAATTTCAATTGAAAAGGAAAAGTTATATCCCGAAACCAGAGCAGAAATAAGTGATGCCAAAATTAAACTCAATTCCATTACACGAAGGTTTGAAGATAAAGGCATTATTACACACCCTCTTTTAGTCTATAATCTTGGAGCAGAGAATATTGCAGAGTATATAAAATTTGATGAGATAGACCTTATTGTAATGGGTTCTCATGGATCAAAAGGGATCATGGATTTTTCCCTTGGATCCAATACCCAGAAAATCATAAGAAGTGTTTCAAAACCCATTCTAATTGTAAAAAATGCGCCTGGCCGTGATGAAATTGGTAAAATGGTATTTGCCTCAACTTTTGGTGAAAAACAAAAAAATGCATTTAAAAAGGTGTTAGGATTATCGGCACTTCTGTCAGCGCCATTGGATCTTTTATATGTTAATACACCTTATAATTTTAAAGAAACGCAGGAAACTGATATGCTTTTCAGCCAATTTTGCGAAGGAGAGCAGAAAGATTTATGCCGGACAAATATAATTAATGCCAATAACGAGATAAGGGGTATAAAATATTTTATGGAGAAGGAAGAGATAGATATCTTTTCTATAGCCACTGGTTCAAAATCGGGCCTGGCTCAGTTCTTTATCCCCAGTCTCACAGAGACCCTTATCAATCATATGGAAGTTCCTGTTTTGAGTATTCACCAGAAAGATAAGTAG
- a CDS encoding response regulator, whose amino-acid sequence METILYIEDDPVLRENTREMLEFSNFKVLTAKNGKIGVDLALKHSPDIILCDIIMPVWDGYKVFQVLKENRLTYRIPFIFVSAKVDKEDIRSGMNLGADDYLTKPFEEEELISTIQSRLEKYSKLQENYSFPLKNSAIAPVNNLSDLKDYIELNGEYYDFKRKSIIYREDENANYIYLLEDGIVKNYKMDEYGKELITGLYKKGDLLGFYSFGSSSLYAETSTALEDGMAYRILSLEFRKLLKLNPGLTLELADLFSENLTNLRKHLLDTAYGSVLKKTTYTILQFAENIQETPEDSIKISRSDLASVAGISTESLIRSLSQLKKDNLIDIEGRNIKILDLKKLHTIR is encoded by the coding sequence ATGGAAACCATATTATATATAGAGGACGATCCTGTATTAAGGGAGAACACGAGAGAGATGTTGGAATTTTCCAATTTCAAAGTACTCACCGCAAAAAACGGAAAAATTGGGGTGGACCTTGCACTTAAACATTCTCCAGATATTATTCTTTGTGATATTATAATGCCTGTTTGGGATGGTTATAAGGTTTTCCAGGTTTTAAAAGAAAACCGATTAACCTACCGCATCCCATTTATTTTTGTTTCCGCCAAAGTAGATAAAGAAGATATAAGAAGTGGTATGAACCTGGGTGCAGATGATTACCTTACAAAACCATTTGAAGAAGAGGAGCTTATAAGCACCATTCAAAGCCGGCTGGAGAAGTATTCGAAACTTCAGGAAAATTACTCTTTCCCTTTAAAAAATTCAGCAATAGCACCCGTAAACAATCTTAGCGACCTTAAGGATTATATTGAATTAAATGGGGAATACTACGACTTCAAAAGAAAAAGTATAATTTACCGCGAAGATGAAAATGCCAATTATATTTATTTGCTGGAAGATGGTATAGTGAAGAATTACAAAATGGATGAGTATGGGAAGGAATTGATCACCGGTCTCTATAAAAAAGGAGACCTCCTGGGATTTTATTCTTTTGGTTCATCTTCTTTGTACGCCGAAACATCTACCGCTCTCGAAGATGGTATGGCTTACAGGATACTTAGCCTGGAATTTCGGAAACTCCTAAAACTTAATCCGGGATTAACCCTCGAACTGGCAGATCTTTTTTCTGAAAATCTTACCAATTTAAGAAAGCATCTATTGGATACAGCCTATGGTTCAGTACTTAAAAAAACTACCTATACAATTCTTCAGTTTGCCGAAAATATACAGGAGACCCCGGAGGATTCAATAAAGATCTCCAGGAGCGACCTCGCAAGCGTTGCCGGAATTTCTACAGAAAGTTTAATAAGAAGCCTTTCACAGTTAAAAAAAGATAATTTAATAGATATCGAAGGACGCAATATAAAGATCCTGGATCTTAAAAAACTTCATACCATTCGGTAA
- a CDS encoding phosphoribosyltransferase, with amino-acid sequence MFKDRNDAGHQLAKRLLKFKGEDILVLGIPRGGIPVAEIVAKYLKAPLNVALSKKIGHPFNKEYAIGAVSLENSIIDPNEITPSGYIAQETAHIREILGLRYRQYYKNVSVHGIKNKTVIIIDDGIATGNTMALTVELVAKQHSNSIIVAVPVAPAGTIKKLRDLEKIREVVCLETPKNFRAVGQFYEDFEAVTDSKAISILEQANSNQ; translated from the coding sequence ATGTTTAAGGATCGAAATGATGCCGGACACCAATTGGCAAAAAGACTTTTGAAATTCAAAGGTGAGGATATCCTGGTTTTGGGAATACCCCGTGGTGGAATACCTGTAGCTGAAATTGTTGCAAAATATTTGAAGGCACCTCTCAACGTTGCACTTAGTAAGAAAATAGGCCATCCCTTTAATAAGGAATATGCCATTGGAGCGGTGAGTTTGGAGAATTCTATTATAGATCCAAATGAGATTACACCTTCAGGTTATATTGCGCAGGAAACAGCTCATATAAGGGAAATTCTGGGATTACGCTACCGGCAGTACTATAAAAATGTGAGCGTACATGGTATTAAAAATAAGACGGTTATAATTATTGATGACGGAATTGCTACAGGAAACACAATGGCCCTAACCGTAGAATTGGTGGCCAAACAGCATTCTAATTCAATTATTGTAGCGGTACCTGTGGCCCCTGCAGGTACAATAAAAAAATTAAGAGACCTGGAAAAGATCCGGGAAGTGGTGTGCCTGGAAACACCAAAAAATTTCAGGGCAGTAGGCCAGTTTTATGAAGATTTTGAGGCAGTGACTGACTCTAAAGCAATTAGCATACTTGAACAAGCAAACTCTAATCAATAG